The following proteins are encoded in a genomic region of Plasmodium sp. gorilla clade G2 genome assembly, chromosome: 2:
- a CDS encoding secretory complex protein 61 gamma subunit, translating into MNVKIPEFLTDENHPVGYCVNGIQTFVEDSVRLIRKCTKPNKKEYTNIVYACSFGFLIMGFIGYIIKLVFIPINNIFVGSY; encoded by the coding sequence atgaatgtaAAAATTCCGGAATTTTTGACTGATGAAAATCATCCAGTAGGTTATTGTGTTAATGGTATCCAGACTTTTGTTGAAGATAGTGTAAGATTAATAAGAAAATGTACTAAACccaataaaaaagaatatacaaatatagtATATGCTTGTTCTTTTGGTTTTTTGATTATGGGTTTTATtggatatataataaagctTGTATTTATtcctataaataatatttttgttggATCTTATTAA
- a CDS encoding 60S ribosomal protein L37ae, putative, which translates to MSRRTKKVGLTGKYGTRYGSSLRKQIKKIELMQHAKYLCTFCGKTATKRTCVGIWKCKKCKRKVCGGAWSLTTPAAVAAKSTIIRLRKQKEEAQKS; encoded by the exons ATGTCAAGAAGAACTAAAAAG gTCGGTTTAACTGGAAAGTATGGAACAAGATATGGATCATCATTACGtaaacaaataaagaaaattgaATTAATGCAACATGccaaatatttatgtacCTTCTGTGGaaag actGCTACAAAAAGAACTTGTGTAGGTATATGGAAATGTAAGAAATGCAAAAGAAAAGTTTGTGGGGGTGCTTGGAGTTTAACAACCCCAGCTGCTGTTGCTGCTAAATCAACCATTATAAGATtaagaaaacaaaaagaagaagCCCAAAAATCTTAA